One window of Bacillus sp. THAF10 genomic DNA carries:
- a CDS encoding YdeI/OmpD-associated family protein — MQAQKTIIEKLNLDKYSNRLILNMPQDLKDFQELKHDTSVLKDKYDLIILFIFSMEDFDKNISTINEKIEKNGYLYVAYPKKNNPTYKEYIERDSLYESLQLDEEKYLPNSILKFSRMVSLNDTFTVVGMKAVPPKKKATTAKKSQCVDDYIVHIDDIRSFLKNNEEVLAKYDALTYGYQKDWARYVYSAKREETQEKRLLEMVTILGEGYKSMDLYRREKK; from the coding sequence ATGCAAGCGCAAAAAACCATTATTGAAAAACTTAACCTGGACAAATACAGCAATCGATTAATTTTAAATATGCCACAAGATTTAAAGGACTTTCAGGAGCTCAAACACGATACTTCCGTGCTAAAGGACAAGTATGACCTCATCATCCTTTTTATTTTTAGCATGGAGGATTTCGATAAGAACATTAGCACCATTAATGAAAAAATTGAGAAAAACGGCTACTTGTACGTGGCCTATCCTAAAAAGAACAATCCTACCTACAAAGAATACATCGAACGCGACAGCTTATACGAAAGTCTTCAATTAGATGAAGAAAAATATCTGCCAAACAGCATCCTCAAGTTTTCTCGGATGGTCAGTCTGAATGACACCTTCACCGTGGTAGGGATGAAGGCTGTACCACCGAAAAAGAAGGCGACGACCGCAAAGAAAAGCCAATGTGTGGATGACTATATCGTGCACATTGACGATATTCGCAGCTTTTTGAAAAATAATGAAGAGGTGCTGGCGAAATATGATGCGCTCACCTACGGCTATCAAAAGGACTGGGCACGCTATGTGTATAGTGCTAAGCGTGAGGAAACGCAGGAAAAACGCCTGCTTGAAATGGTAACCATACTAGGAGAAGGCTACAAATCGATGGATTTATATAGAAGAGAGAAGAAATAA
- a CDS encoding spore coat protein has product MQNQMNSQGQNMNQMPPTGTQASTNHGGHELYDAHEVIATVINMLDQYQMYDQHIQDPVLKDILHRQYAFVTQMYNTIVESFSTGQKPSESTHVYNMNQTHDVVYGIKPTQPKKPNQSVSDLADNGLSAYMLGQTKGLASLFSMTALEMTNPVLRRVIADSVPNFIEMSYEIFLYQNKHAYYQVPQLSMQDMNTMLQSYVTVPEQQGNLPH; this is encoded by the coding sequence ATGCAAAATCAAATGAACTCACAAGGACAAAATATGAATCAAATGCCACCAACCGGCACACAAGCAAGCACCAATCATGGCGGCCATGAGCTGTATGATGCTCACGAAGTCATTGCAACTGTCATTAACATGCTCGATCAATACCAAATGTATGACCAACATATCCAAGATCCTGTTTTAAAAGACATTCTACACCGCCAATATGCCTTTGTAACGCAAATGTACAACACCATTGTCGAGAGCTTCAGCACGGGGCAAAAGCCATCTGAGTCCACACATGTGTACAACATGAATCAGACGCATGATGTCGTGTATGGCATTAAGCCTACACAGCCGAAAAAGCCAAATCAATCGGTGAGCGACCTTGCAGACAATGGGCTATCGGCTTATATGCTAGGACAGACGAAGGGGCTCGCTTCTCTATTTTCGATGACAGCGCTAGAAATGACAAACCCTGTACTTCGACGTGTGATTGCCGATAGCGTTCCGAACTTCATTGAAATGAGCTACGAGATTTTCCTGTATCAAAACAAACATGCCTACTACCAGGTGCCACAGCTTTCCATGCAGGATATGAATACGATGCTGCAAAGCTATGTAACGGTGCCAGAGCAGCAGGGGAATTTGCCGCATTAA
- a CDS encoding YbjQ family protein, whose protein sequence is MIIVTTETVPGKGIVELKGFVKGSTVQSKHIGKDILAGLKTIVGGEIKEYSEMMQDARQKAIGRMVEDAKAQGANAIVCMRLETSSVMTNASEIIAYGTAVRVE, encoded by the coding sequence ATGATTATCGTGACTACTGAAACGGTTCCGGGTAAGGGAATTGTGGAATTAAAGGGCTTTGTAAAGGGAAGCACCGTGCAATCCAAGCATATTGGAAAAGATATTTTGGCAGGCTTAAAAACCATCGTTGGGGGAGAGATTAAGGAGTACTCCGAAATGATGCAGGATGCTCGTCAAAAAGCCATTGGTCGCATGGTGGAGGACGCAAAAGCACAAGGCGCGAATGCGATTGTCTGTATGAGGCTTGAAACCTCAAGTGTCATGACCAACGCCTCCGAAATCATTGCTTATGGTACGGCAGTGAGGGTGGAATAA
- a CDS encoding MerR family transcriptional regulator, with translation MEYTIQKLAKLAGVTSRTLRYYDEIGILKPARMNSSGYRIYSQKEVDLLQQILFYRELDLDLEAIGKIIHAPAFDEVTALQEHRDKLLTKKKRLEGLIKSVDMTLAAKEGSITMSDQEKFEAFKQNLIDDNEQKYGAEIRTKYGEETIDKSNAKLKGMSKEKYEQGEKLGQEVLQVLHEAFQTGDPTSPLAQKAAELHRQWLSFYWDSYSKEAHAGLAQMYVDDERFTAYYDKQQPGTAAFLRDAVFLYTGTKKK, from the coding sequence GTGGAATATACGATACAAAAATTAGCAAAATTGGCTGGGGTGACTAGCAGGACGCTGCGATACTATGATGAGATTGGCATTCTTAAGCCGGCGAGAATGAACTCTTCAGGGTACAGGATTTATTCGCAAAAAGAGGTAGACCTGCTGCAGCAGATCCTCTTTTACCGCGAGCTGGACCTGGATCTGGAGGCGATCGGAAAAATCATTCATGCGCCAGCCTTTGACGAAGTAACAGCACTCCAAGAACATCGTGACAAGCTTCTGACAAAAAAGAAGCGGCTAGAGGGACTAATAAAAAGTGTCGACATGACTTTGGCTGCAAAGGAAGGGAGTATTACCATGAGCGATCAAGAAAAATTCGAAGCCTTTAAACAAAACCTCATAGATGATAATGAACAAAAGTATGGAGCGGAAATCCGCACAAAATACGGCGAGGAAACCATCGATAAGTCGAATGCCAAGCTAAAAGGCATGTCAAAGGAAAAATACGAGCAAGGCGAAAAGCTTGGACAAGAGGTGTTACAAGTCCTACATGAAGCTTTTCAAACGGGAGATCCCACTTCGCCACTTGCACAAAAAGCAGCTGAATTGCACCGACAATGGTTAAGCTTCTATTGGGACAGCTATTCAAAAGAGGCTCACGCTGGGCTTGCACAGATGTATGTCGATGACGAAAGGTTCACGGCTTACTATGACAAGCAACAACCAGGAACGGCAGCATTTTTAAGAGATGCGGTCTTCCTTTACACTGGCACGAAAAAGAAATAA
- a CDS encoding hemolysin family protein: protein MDSILIMNLLLLALLIGLTAFFVGSEFAVVKLRMSRVDQLIAEGNKTALIAKKLVTDLDYYLSACQLGITVTALGLGWLGKPTVERLLYPLFESLGVSQTVTTLVSFAVAFSLVTFLHVVVGELAPKTLAIQYAEKMTFLFARPLYWFGKLMYPLIWLLNGSARVLLRMFGVQPASHEQAHSEEELKIIMAQSFESGEINQTELSYMENIFTFDERVARDIMIPRVQIVTLSNSMSREEIIATLDEHQYTRYPVTEDGDKDNILGFVNVKEMLTNMAAGRSGELKDFLHELPLIHEVTSLQNALLKMQEEQVHIALVIDEYGGTAGILTMEDILEEIVGEIRDEFDADEVPDIQEIKTDLYHINGLVLLTDIEQEFGVTFDEKDDIDTIGGWMQVMLQDIEEDEAEQVEHGDNVWTVLDMENHQVKQVCLQLNALSNQHQSS from the coding sequence ATTGACAGTATATTGATCATGAATTTACTTTTATTAGCTTTGTTAATTGGTTTAACAGCTTTTTTTGTAGGATCAGAGTTTGCAGTCGTTAAGTTAAGGATGTCTCGTGTGGATCAACTAATTGCAGAAGGAAACAAAACAGCGCTAATCGCTAAAAAGCTAGTGACAGATCTGGACTATTATTTATCTGCCTGTCAGCTTGGTATTACTGTTACAGCGCTTGGTCTTGGTTGGTTAGGAAAACCGACAGTAGAAAGACTATTGTACCCACTCTTTGAGAGCTTAGGGGTATCGCAAACGGTAACAACCCTAGTTTCTTTTGCAGTAGCATTCTCCTTAGTAACGTTTTTACACGTGGTGGTAGGAGAGCTTGCACCAAAAACACTGGCGATTCAATATGCGGAGAAAATGACGTTTTTGTTCGCAAGACCATTGTATTGGTTTGGTAAGCTTATGTACCCGCTAATCTGGTTGCTAAACGGTTCTGCTCGTGTCTTACTTCGCATGTTTGGGGTACAGCCAGCATCTCATGAACAAGCACACTCAGAAGAAGAGCTTAAAATCATCATGGCGCAAAGTTTTGAAAGTGGAGAAATTAATCAAACAGAATTATCCTATATGGAAAACATTTTCACTTTTGACGAGCGAGTGGCGAGGGATATTATGATTCCGCGTGTACAGATCGTCACTTTGTCCAATAGTATGTCCCGTGAAGAAATTATCGCAACCCTTGACGAGCACCAATACACTCGTTACCCGGTTACAGAGGATGGGGACAAGGATAATATACTTGGATTTGTGAACGTAAAAGAAATGCTGACGAACATGGCAGCAGGCAGATCAGGAGAGTTGAAAGACTTCCTTCACGAGCTGCCACTTATCCATGAAGTCACATCGTTGCAGAATGCCTTACTCAAAATGCAAGAAGAGCAGGTGCATATCGCGCTTGTTATTGATGAGTACGGTGGAACAGCTGGAATACTCACGATGGAAGATATTCTAGAAGAAATCGTTGGAGAAATTCGTGACGAGTTTGACGCTGACGAAGTTCCTGACATCCAAGAAATAAAAACCGATCTTTATCATATAAATGGCCTTGTGCTGCTTACAGATATTGAGCAAGAGTTTGGTGTCACATTTGATGAAAAAGACGATATTGATACCATCGGTGGTTGGATGCAGGTGATGCTCCAAGATATCGAGGAAGATGAAGCAGAGCAAGTGGAACATGGTGATAACGTCTGGACCGTACTGGATATGGAAAATCACCAAGTGAAGCAGGTTTGCCTGCAACTTAATGCCTTATCAAATCAACATCAATCATCATAA
- a CDS encoding hemolysin family protein: MFIAILFFLFMSFFLSGSETALTAVNRMKIQIRAENGDIAAQKLLKLIEKPDKFITAILIGNNISNIMLPTLVTLIAIKYEISVGVATAVLTGVIIIFAEVLPKSVAATFANNVAFIVAPVIRFLLIIFKPVIFLLSLFTNMVIRILSKGMVQEATLSKEELKTMVDIGRNEGTFYEEESQHIIGAIDFYTKDVRDALKTPRIDIHGLSCEVTFEEARDYVMESSYTRYPVYKENMDNIIGVFHAKLLLHWSLRPELEIKDFMDTTPLFVAEATSIEKVFKMMLKEKKHLAIVIDEYGGTTGIITHEDIIEAMIGQEIEDETDESGEILIEELTDSHIICHGKIAIRRFNEVFRTRVPEEEDTIAGFLFKELGHIPEEGESLEFHHLHFDIEKMEDNVIKKVKVRKKAN, translated from the coding sequence TTGTTCATTGCAATATTGTTCTTTTTGTTTATGTCTTTTTTCTTGTCTGGTAGTGAAACGGCGTTGACAGCTGTGAATAGGATGAAGATTCAAATTCGTGCAGAAAATGGGGACATCGCTGCTCAAAAACTATTAAAGCTCATTGAAAAGCCAGATAAATTTATTACAGCCATTCTTATCGGAAATAATATTTCTAACATTATGCTTCCCACCTTAGTCACGTTAATTGCCATCAAGTACGAAATTAGTGTGGGTGTTGCGACTGCTGTTCTTACTGGTGTAATTATTATCTTTGCTGAGGTGCTGCCAAAATCGGTTGCTGCTACCTTTGCAAATAATGTGGCTTTTATTGTTGCACCTGTTATTAGGTTTTTACTGATTATTTTCAAACCGGTCATCTTCCTTTTATCACTTTTTACCAATATGGTCATTAGAATTCTTTCTAAAGGCATGGTGCAAGAGGCAACGCTTTCTAAGGAAGAGCTAAAAACGATGGTCGATATCGGACGCAACGAGGGAACCTTTTATGAAGAGGAGTCTCAGCACATCATTGGTGCGATTGATTTTTACACTAAAGATGTTCGTGATGCCCTTAAGACGCCGAGGATTGATATTCATGGGCTTTCTTGTGAGGTGACCTTTGAGGAAGCTAGGGACTATGTGATGGAGAGCAGCTATACAAGGTATCCTGTTTATAAAGAGAACATGGATAATATTATTGGTGTGTTTCATGCCAAGCTTCTTCTTCATTGGTCCTTGCGTCCGGAGTTAGAAATAAAGGATTTCATGGACACGACCCCGCTGTTTGTAGCGGAAGCAACCTCGATTGAAAAAGTCTTTAAAATGATGCTAAAAGAAAAGAAGCATCTTGCCATTGTCATTGATGAATACGGCGGGACGACAGGGATTATCACGCACGAGGATATTATTGAAGCGATGATCGGACAGGAAATTGAAGATGAAACCGATGAGTCTGGCGAAATTCTCATTGAAGAGCTCACAGATAGTCACATCATTTGCCACGGTAAAATAGCCATTCGACGTTTTAATGAGGTTTTCCGGACAAGAGTTCCAGAAGAAGAGGACACGATTGCTGGCTTTCTTTTTAAGGAGCTTGGCCATATCCCGGAAGAAGGCGAATCACTGGAGTTCCACCATTTACACTTTGATATTGAAAAAATGGAGGACAACGTAATTAAAAAAGTGAAGGTACGAAAGAAGGCAAATTAA
- a CDS encoding FtsW/RodA/SpoVE family cell cycle protein, with protein MEVEKDYKPQLDTTLLFIMGIMVMASLLALKSVEPTLPPVLQNINFVEKQLVWFVIGAIGIGISLLIHFDYLQNLAWITYGIGVVLLLGLEFNVPSSLVSTIKGATSWYELPGLGNMQPSELMKISIILVISKVITDHRAKHEESNLRESYLLLGKILGVSALPLLLVAKQPDMGTTLVYCAIIAALILVSGIRWSIILSILGAVIVFIATFIYIFIAHPTFFHTYLIPEYQLDRFYGWLNPYEYQDVQGFQLVRSLLAIGSGEYTGSGYGEMNVYLPEAHTDFIFAAIASQFGFIGATVVISLFFFLIYKITMIALQCHDTFGSYLCAGIIGMLTFQVFQNIGMTIGLLPITGIPLPFFSYGGSSLLTYMIAIGIVINVQMRTRKYFFE; from the coding sequence ATAGAAGTGGAAAAAGACTATAAACCTCAATTGGATACCACGTTACTTTTTATTATGGGGATTATGGTGATGGCAAGCTTGCTCGCACTCAAAAGTGTAGAACCAACCTTGCCACCAGTATTACAAAATATTAATTTTGTAGAAAAACAATTAGTATGGTTTGTCATCGGTGCAATAGGAATAGGCATCTCCCTGCTTATTCACTTTGATTACCTTCAAAACCTTGCCTGGATCACTTACGGCATCGGAGTAGTGCTCCTTTTGGGGCTGGAATTTAACGTTCCATCTTCCCTCGTCAGTACAATAAAAGGTGCTACAAGCTGGTACGAACTACCCGGACTTGGAAACATGCAACCCTCTGAGCTCATGAAGATTTCCATCATCCTCGTCATCAGTAAAGTGATTACCGACCATCGTGCAAAACATGAAGAATCCAATCTTCGCGAAAGCTACCTATTACTAGGTAAAATACTTGGTGTGTCTGCGTTGCCACTTCTGTTGGTCGCCAAACAACCAGACATGGGAACCACCCTTGTTTATTGTGCAATTATTGCAGCACTAATTTTAGTTTCAGGGATACGATGGAGCATCATCCTGTCCATTTTAGGCGCCGTGATTGTTTTCATTGCCACCTTCATTTATATTTTTATCGCCCATCCAACTTTTTTCCATACGTATCTGATTCCAGAATACCAGCTGGACAGATTTTACGGATGGTTAAACCCATACGAATATCAGGACGTACAAGGGTTCCAGCTCGTGCGTTCCTTACTTGCCATCGGCTCAGGGGAATACACCGGCTCTGGCTACGGGGAAATGAACGTCTACTTGCCTGAAGCGCACACCGACTTTATATTTGCCGCCATCGCCAGTCAGTTTGGCTTCATTGGTGCCACCGTCGTCATTTCCCTATTTTTCTTCTTGATCTATAAAATAACGATGATTGCCCTCCAGTGTCACGATACGTTTGGTTCCTACCTATGCGCAGGCATCATCGGCATGCTCACCTTCCAAGTGTTCCAAAACATAGGGATGACCATTGGACTTTTACCGATTACCGGTATTCCACTGCCGTTTTTTAGCTATGGTGGAAGCTCGCTGTTAACCTACATGATCGCAATTGGGATTGTGATTAATGTTCAAATGCGCACTCGGAAGTATTTTTTTGAATGA
- a CDS encoding RNA polymerase sigma factor yields MEDNKDAFIRDVYQPYHQDVYQYCLYFTNNIEEAKDLTQETFIKAFHNINTFQGKSITRTWIMAIAKNTTIDYYRKKKFQRLLPERWRREQLMEDTTVTKHVERKADWELLQHALSNLKKDYRQVVILRALKDFSVKETAEILDWSEAKVRTTYHRALHKLKQSIGHDAEGVMFYEK; encoded by the coding sequence TTGGAGGATAACAAGGATGCGTTTATCAGGGACGTTTATCAGCCATACCACCAGGACGTCTACCAATACTGCCTTTATTTTACGAATAACATAGAAGAAGCAAAGGACCTCACCCAAGAAACCTTCATCAAAGCCTTCCATAACATAAACACCTTTCAAGGAAAATCGATCACACGAACATGGATAATGGCCATCGCCAAAAACACTACCATCGACTACTACCGGAAAAAGAAATTCCAACGGCTGCTGCCAGAACGTTGGCGCAGAGAACAGCTAATGGAAGATACTACAGTTACAAAGCACGTTGAAAGAAAAGCGGATTGGGAATTGTTACAGCATGCACTTTCCAACCTGAAAAAGGACTATCGACAAGTCGTCATCTTGCGGGCACTTAAGGACTTTTCCGTTAAAGAAACAGCTGAAATCCTGGATTGGTCAGAGGCGAAAGTACGAACCACCTACCACCGCGCTCTCCATAAATTGAAACAATCCATTGGCCATGATGCGGAAGGAGTGATGTTTTATGAAAAATAA
- a CDS encoding MerR family transcriptional regulator, which produces MYKVSEFSEMTGLSKETLRYYAEVKLLEPAYIDPNNHYRYYDDGSYFLAVLLTKLRSFGFTIQEMVSVMEDQSFEHLEDLLKQKQQKIKQQIEELKTKSQEIDAFLESGKESES; this is translated from the coding sequence ATGTATAAGGTAAGCGAGTTTTCCGAGATGACTGGACTGAGTAAAGAAACGCTGCGCTATTATGCAGAAGTTAAGCTGCTAGAGCCTGCTTACATTGATCCGAACAACCACTACCGCTATTATGACGATGGCAGCTACTTTTTAGCTGTACTACTCACAAAACTGCGGAGCTTCGGGTTCACGATTCAAGAAATGGTCTCCGTCATGGAGGATCAATCCTTTGAACATTTAGAAGACCTTCTCAAACAAAAACAACAAAAAATCAAACAACAAATCGAAGAACTAAAAACGAAATCACAGGAAATTGATGCGTTTTTAGAATCAGGAAAGGAGTCAGAATCATGA
- a CDS encoding SRPBCC family protein has protein sequence MIEWHEERVIPANIEKVWELYLDKNITRTMPKVEEHTLIEKTETEVGAKHRQKYREGKRVETYIVETLAYVDTPEKKHKQISFVLGKAFEITLSFTLDKVDEQHTKLTYEGQNKGVNFVGRAMLKLGSEKSNNKVVQEYMDRMEAESVK, from the coding sequence ATGATTGAATGGCACGAAGAACGGGTAATTCCAGCGAATATCGAAAAGGTGTGGGAGCTGTATCTTGATAAAAATATTACAAGAACGATGCCCAAAGTGGAGGAGCATACCCTAATTGAAAAAACAGAAACAGAGGTTGGCGCTAAGCACCGCCAAAAATACCGTGAGGGCAAGAGGGTGGAAACGTATATTGTAGAAACACTTGCTTATGTGGATACTCCAGAGAAAAAACACAAACAAATCTCCTTCGTTTTAGGGAAGGCCTTTGAAATTACGTTAAGCTTCACGCTAGACAAAGTGGACGAGCAGCACACAAAATTAACGTATGAGGGTCAAAACAAGGGAGTAAACTTTGTTGGCCGTGCCATGCTGAAGCTTGGCAGTGAAAAAAGTAACAACAAAGTGGTACAGGAATACATGGACCGTATGGAAGCAGAATCAGTAAAATAG
- a CDS encoding DUF1129 family protein → MRKTKELIEENNQKRKLLSDDNLKLYEDFLVYIRTDLRIAEQESEELLIELLDHLLEAQHAGRNGKELFGNDPKAYAEELIEGLPREKKRKTIPFITSILLNLFGWGAVILAIVHLVFPRFMDVKEVLSLGSLMSSIFPLILITSIGTKVILTLVRSTLFKEEKQHKKAYWKAGLFGGGSFAIILLITWLTPDFGPNILVAWWIYLMIGLGFILSGKVIQKAFHTH, encoded by the coding sequence ATGAGAAAAACAAAGGAACTAATTGAGGAAAACAATCAAAAACGGAAGCTGCTTAGTGATGATAACCTAAAGCTTTACGAGGATTTTCTTGTCTATATCCGGACGGACCTTCGAATTGCTGAGCAGGAGAGTGAAGAGCTTTTAATAGAATTGCTTGATCATTTGCTAGAGGCGCAGCATGCGGGCCGCAACGGAAAAGAGCTTTTTGGGAATGATCCGAAAGCTTACGCAGAAGAGCTGATAGAAGGACTTCCGAGGGAGAAAAAACGTAAGACCATCCCATTTATCACTTCCATCCTATTGAACCTTTTCGGCTGGGGGGCTGTCATACTTGCCATTGTCCATCTAGTGTTTCCAAGGTTTATGGATGTAAAGGAAGTCCTGTCACTTGGCAGCCTTATGTCCAGTATTTTTCCCTTAATCTTGATTACGTCAATTGGCACCAAGGTGATCCTTACTCTTGTACGCTCCACCTTGTTTAAAGAAGAGAAACAACATAAAAAAGCATATTGGAAAGCAGGACTATTTGGTGGAGGATCATTCGCCATCATTCTCCTCATCACGTGGCTTACACCTGACTTTGGCCCGAACATACTTGTGGCATGGTGGATTTATCTTATGATTGGGCTTGGGTTTATCCTTTCAGGTAAGGTTATCCAAAAGGCGTTTCACACACATTAG
- a CDS encoding PadR family transcriptional regulator yields MAARSQLLKGILDACVMAIVEQKPVYGYELSQQLQKVGLPDISEGTIYPVLLRLQKNGFIRGEMQPSATGPNRKYYFLTDAGKEELTKIANEWSLIAGPVSQLLHKGE; encoded by the coding sequence ATGGCAGCAAGAAGCCAGCTTTTGAAGGGAATACTTGATGCTTGTGTAATGGCAATCGTCGAGCAAAAGCCTGTGTATGGGTATGAGCTTTCCCAGCAGCTTCAAAAAGTCGGACTGCCGGATATCAGTGAGGGCACGATCTATCCTGTTCTGCTCAGACTTCAGAAAAACGGCTTCATCCGAGGGGAGATGCAGCCTTCCGCAACAGGTCCAAACAGAAAATATTACTTTCTAACAGATGCTGGCAAGGAAGAATTAACAAAAATCGCGAACGAATGGAGCTTGATTGCAGGCCCAGTCAGTCAGCTCCTACACAAAGGGGAATGA
- a CDS encoding sensor histidine kinase — MNISRFWGKLGFLLVILLSIPYYYSLSNSILAVYLLIAGTTLALYFSYPIWKVKWPAYFLTALTVVVMQHLILTPYDLLPWLLLYFLLLDAMLQLGKKRHSLAAILLPTFYSITTLAFSDSFFYQLLLLLLLVGTAAWTHQYYTENSRLDRDWKSLLVEYRALKRQLHENEEVARVEERNRIARDIHDSVGHQLTALMMQLAVAEQQADREPTLKGIITQTKQLARDSLEGMRKAVKALQGEEEKGISSVIHLIRKLEAETQMRIQLTTKTGVLTQALTNEQNSTVYRFVQEALTNAMRHGSSREITITFEILGAHSFQVTIKNKTAHFQSVQEGFGLQNMRKRMEALRGRMERETTEKDFIVKGIFPLKGDT, encoded by the coding sequence ATGAATATTAGTCGTTTTTGGGGGAAGCTTGGATTTCTTCTTGTCATACTTCTCAGCATCCCCTATTACTATTCGCTATCAAACTCAATACTAGCAGTATATCTGCTAATAGCTGGCACAACACTCGCGTTATATTTTTCCTACCCAATCTGGAAAGTAAAATGGCCGGCATATTTTTTAACGGCCCTTACGGTTGTTGTCATGCAGCACTTGATTCTCACCCCATATGATTTACTTCCATGGCTGCTTTTGTATTTTTTATTGCTTGATGCCATGTTGCAGTTAGGTAAGAAACGACACAGTCTAGCTGCCATTCTTCTTCCGACTTTCTATTCTATTACTACTTTAGCATTCTCAGATTCTTTCTTTTATCAGCTGCTTCTGCTCCTCTTATTGGTAGGAACAGCGGCGTGGACACATCAGTACTATACTGAAAATAGCAGACTGGATCGGGATTGGAAAAGCCTGCTTGTGGAGTACCGGGCATTAAAAAGACAGCTGCATGAAAATGAAGAGGTGGCAAGGGTAGAAGAGCGAAATCGGATAGCCAGGGATATTCATGATTCAGTTGGGCATCAGCTGACAGCGCTGATGATGCAGCTTGCGGTGGCAGAGCAGCAAGCGGACAGGGAACCAACGCTAAAAGGCATCATCACACAGACAAAACAGCTGGCACGGGATAGCCTAGAAGGAATGCGCAAGGCAGTAAAGGCACTGCAGGGCGAGGAAGAAAAGGGGATATCATCTGTCATTCATCTCATTCGGAAGTTGGAAGCTGAAACACAAATGAGAATTCAGCTGACCACAAAAACCGGGGTCTTGACGCAGGCGTTGACCAATGAACAAAATAGTACGGTTTATCGGTTTGTTCAGGAGGCGCTCACCAATGCCATGCGACACGGAAGCTCACGGGAGATTACGATTACCTTTGAAATTCTTGGTGCGCACAGCTTTCAAGTGACAATCAAAAATAAGACAGCCCATTTTCAGTCCGTTCAGGAGGGCTTTGGGCTTCAAAATATGCGTAAGCGAATGGAAGCACTCAGAGGCAGGATGGAAAGAGAAACGACAGAGAAAGACTTCATTGTGAAAGGGATTTTCCCTTTGAAGGGAGATACATAA
- a CDS encoding response regulator transcription factor: protein MNNILLAEDQGLVRQGIKMMIEQHPDFRVVAEVANGKDAVDAYEKHLIDLVLMDVRMPVMTGLEATKIIRQRDPRAKVLILTTFADDEYAMEALKLGALGYILKDADAANLLSSMESCLDGGISLDAAVAGKVVPKLINRSEPQTNEEVDLTNRERSILQLVGEGKNNQEIAEALYLSVGTVKNHLTAILQKLGLRDRTQLAIFAIRNGIV from the coding sequence ATGAATAATATTTTGTTGGCAGAGGACCAGGGCTTAGTAAGGCAAGGAATCAAAATGATGATTGAGCAGCATCCAGATTTCCGGGTCGTAGCGGAGGTGGCAAACGGAAAGGATGCAGTGGATGCGTATGAAAAGCACCTTATAGATCTTGTGTTAATGGATGTTCGAATGCCTGTGATGACGGGCTTGGAGGCGACTAAAATCATTCGGCAGCGAGACCCAAGGGCGAAGGTGCTTATTTTGACCACCTTTGCTGATGATGAGTATGCGATGGAGGCCTTGAAGCTTGGGGCACTTGGGTACATTTTAAAGGATGCGGATGCAGCAAATCTACTTTCATCTATGGAAAGCTGCTTAGATGGTGGCATCTCACTTGATGCAGCGGTAGCAGGGAAAGTGGTGCCAAAGCTAATCAATCGGTCAGAACCGCAAACAAACGAGGAAGTTGATTTGACAAACAGGGAGAGGTCAATTTTGCAATTAGTTGGCGAGGGGAAGAATAACCAAGAGATTGCAGAAGCCTTGTATTTGTCTGTGGGGACGGTGAAAAATCATCTCACCGCAATTTTACAAAAGCTTGGTCTGCGGGACCGAACGCAGCTGGCGATTTTTGCTATTAGAAATGGTATCGTCTGA